One segment of Triticum aestivum cultivar Chinese Spring chromosome 2A, IWGSC CS RefSeq v2.1, whole genome shotgun sequence DNA contains the following:
- the LOC123184875 gene encoding hydroquinone glucosyltransferase-like — protein sequence MASPGAGHLIPMAELARRLVELGFSATILTFTNLSAPLDQLLPSLAASVATAALPAVRMDDLPANAHDGRVLVELIRRSLPNIRDLVRSINNSSTGAAPLAALVPDFLCSMALPIAAELGVPGYVFFPSNLAMVALTRHIVELHEGAAFGEYRDVAVPLELPGGVSLSGADIPDAFRGSFTNPRYSKLVELVRSYRLADGILVNTLYDMEPATAEAFEQLAAEQAAGASAFAYPPVFPVGPFVRPPDPDEAAAGASTPCLEWLDRQPTGSVVYVAFGSGGALSVEQTAELAAGLEASGQRFLWVVRMSSLDGRGIRDDDDPLTWLPEGFLERTRGRGLAVAAWAPQVRVLCHPATAVFVSHCGWNSTLESVGSGVPMLAWPLYAEQRMNAVILEEKLGVALRVPAAREDDRCFVTCYGIATAVKELVEGGQKLWRRAENLQKAGAHAWSPYGPSRRVLEEVAFKLKAALGREK from the coding sequence ATGGCCAGCCCCGGCGCCGGCCACCTCATTCCAATGGCCGAGCTGGCGCGGCGGCTCGTGGAGCTCGGCTTCTCGGCCACGATCCTCACGTTCACCAACCTCTCCGCCCCACTAGATCAACTTCTCCCATCCCTCGCCGCCTCCGTCGCCACCGCCGCGCTCCCCGCTGTCCGGATGGACGACCTTCCCGCCAACGCCCACGACGGCCGCGTGCTCGTGGAGCTCATTCGCCGCTCCCTCCCCAACATCCGCGACCTCGTCCGCTCCATCAACAACTCTAGTACCGGGGCCGCCCCGCTCGCCGCTCTGGTGCCGGACTTCCTCTGCTCCATGGCGCTGCCTATCGCCGCCGAGCTCGGCGTCCCCGGCTACGTCTTCTTCCCTAGCAACCTGGCCATGGTCGCCCTCACGCGCCACATCGTCGAGCTCCACGAGGGCGCCGCTTTCGGCGAATACCGCGACGTTGCCGTGCCTCTCGAGCTTCCCGGCGGAGTGTCGCTGAGCGGCGCTGACATCCCGGACGCGTTCCGCGGCAGTTTCACCAACCCGCGTTACTCGAAACTTGTTGAGTTGGTCCGGAGCTATCGCCTCGCCGACGGCATACTGGTGAACACGCTCTACGACATGGAACCTGCCACCGCGGAGGCGTTCGAGCAGCTGGCGGCGGAGCAAGCTGCTGGCGCGTCAGCGTTTGCGTACCCGCCGGTGTTCCCCGTAGGGCCGTTCGTCCGGCCGCCAGATCCCGACGAAGCCGCCGCCGGCGCGTCGACGCCGTGCTTGGAGTGGCTCGATCGTCAGCCGACCGGCTCTGTGGTGTACGTCGCCTTCGGGAGCGGCGGGGCACTTTCTGTGGAGCAGACGGCCGAGCTCGCGGCTGGTCTCGAGGCGAGCGGCCAAAGGTTTCTTTGGGTCGTGCGGATGTCAAGCCTCGACGGCCGCGGCATCCGAGACGATGACGATCCATTAACGTGGCTCCCCGAGGGCTTCTTGGAGAGGACGAGGGGCAGGGGCCTGGCCGTCGCGGCGTGGGCGCCTCAGGTGCGCGTGCTGTGCCACCCTGCGACCGCCGTCTTCGTGTcgcactgcgggtggaactcgACTCTGGAGAGCGTGGGGTCCGGCGTGCCCATGCTCGCGTGGCCGCTGTATGCAGAGCAGAGGATGAACGCCGTTATCCTGGAAGAGAAGCTCGGGGTGGCGCTGCGGGTGCCGGCGGCACGAGAGGACGATCGATGCTTCGTGACGTGCTACGGGATCGCCACCGCTGTGAAGGAGCTCGTGGAGGGGGGTCAGAAGTTGTGGCGACGGGCCGAGAACCTGCAGAAAGCGGGAGCACATGCGTGGTCACCGTACGGGCCGTCGCGCCGGGTGCTCGAGGAGGTCGCCTTCAAGTTGAAGGCGGCGCTTGGCAGAGAGAAGTAG